ATCCAAAGCTATGTCTCGCAGACTTACCCGACGCAAGATCGCACGGTGATGATTACCAGCGGCACCTCCGGCGGGCTGCTGATGGCGATGATGGCCACCATCAATCCCGGCGATGAGGTGATTCTGTTTGAGCCGTATTTCGTCAGCTATCCGCACCTGGTGACGATGGTCGGTGGCACTCCGGTGATTCTCAATACGTATCCGAATTTCCATATCGACATCGACCAAGTGTCCGCTGCGATCACGCCGCGCACCAAGGCGATTCTCTTCTCATCTCCATCGAATCCCACCGGCGTCACCGTCCCGCCGGAGACGCTCCGACAGCTTGCCGAATTATGCGAAGAACGCGGGATTCTGATTATCTCCGACGAGATTTACCGCGAATACACATACGATGAACCATTCGCCAGCATCGCAGAATATTCGCCGAATGTGATCTCTGTGGATGGCTTCGGCAAATCGCATGGCATGACCGGCTGGCGGATCGGCTTTGCGCATGGGCCGCGCGAATTGATCGAAGAAATGACCAAAATTCAACAATATACCTTCGTCTGCGCTCCCGCCCCGGTCCAATATGCCGCCGTGGAAGCCTGGAAACTCCCCACCGAGGAGACGATCGAACGCTACCGTCAAAAGCGGGATCGCGTGATTGAGGGATTGAACGATCGCTTTGAGATGGTGGTGCCCGGCGGCGCGTTCTATTTGTTTCCCAAAGTTCCCTGGGGTTCGGGCACACAGTTTGTGGAAGAAGCCATCCGCCACAATCTGTTGATTATCCCTGGAATCGCCTTTGGCCGACAAGATACCCACTTCCGCATCAGTTATGCAGCAAGCGA
This DNA window, taken from Tuwongella immobilis, encodes the following:
- a CDS encoding pyridoxal phosphate-dependent aminotransferase, with amino-acid sequence MSNRWIADRASRIEASGIRKIFELAKGLQNPVNLSIGQPDFDVPEVVKVAAKSAIDRGLNGYTVTQGIPELRQVIQSYVSQTYPTQDRTVMITSGTSGGLLMAMMATINPGDEVILFEPYFVSYPHLVTMVGGTPVILNTYPNFHIDIDQVSAAITPRTKAILFSSPSNPTGVTVPPETLRQLAELCEERGILIISDEIYREYTYDEPFASIAEYSPNVISVDGFGKSHGMTGWRIGFAHGPRELIEEMTKIQQYTFVCAPAPVQYAAVEAWKLPTEETIERYRQKRDRVIEGLNDRFEMVVPGGAFYLFPKVPWGSGTQFVEEAIRHNLLIIPGIAFGRQDTHFRISYAASDEMLDRGIEILNRIART